From the Peromyscus leucopus breed LL Stock chromosome 8b, UCI_PerLeu_2.1, whole genome shotgun sequence genome, one window contains:
- the LOC114699272 gene encoding 40S ribosomal protein S19-like produces the protein MALSPGWQRGGRTMPGVTVKDVNQQEFVRALAAFLKKSGKLKVPEWVDTVKLAKHKELAPYDENWFYTRAASTARHLYLRGGAGVGSMTKIYGGRQRNGVRPSHFSRGSKSVARRVLQALEGLKMVEKDQDGGRKLTPQGQRDLDRIAGQVAAANKKH, from the coding sequence ATGGCCCTTTCCCCTGGCTGGCAGCGCGGAGGCCGCACGATGCCTGGAGTTACTGTAAAAGACGTTAACCAGCAGGAGTTCGTCAGAGCTCTGGCAGCCTTCCTCAAAAAGTCCGGGAAGCTGAAAGTCCCCGAATGGGTGGACACAGTCAAGCTGGCCAAGCATAAAGAGCTTGCCCCCTATGATGAGAACTGGTTCTACACACGAGCTGCTTCCACAGCACGGCATCTGTACCTCCGAGGTGGTGCTGGGGTTGGCTCCATGACCAAGATCTACGGAGGACGGCAGAGAAACGGTGTCAGGCCCAGCCACTTCAGCAGAGGCTCCAAGAGTGTGGCCCGCCGCGTCCTCCAAGCCCTAGAGGGGCTGAAAATGGTGGAAAAGGACCAAGATGGGGGCCGCAAGCTAACACCTCAGGGACAGAGAGATCTGGACAGAATTGCCGGACAGGTGGCAGCTGCCAACAAGAAGCATTAG